In Planctomicrobium piriforme, the following proteins share a genomic window:
- a CDS encoding sulfatase — translation MARAFSVFIALALLWGHSLQAAERPNIVMIVVDDLNDWVGCLEGHPQVQTPHMDALAGRGTLFTNAHCQAPLCNPSRTSVLTGRRPSSTGIYALEPWLRESPVLKDCVTLPQYFKQNGYRTLTAGKIFHAGWPPKPERASYYDVWGPTSSHRDKPAKKIVAAPTPDGNHPAVDWGTFPHRDEDKGDYILASWAVEQLQSKPAEPFFLSVGFSLPHVPCYATQQWFDLYPADTLILPTVPTSDRSDVPNFAWRLNWKLPEPRLSWLQQNKEWENLVRAYLASTSFVDSQIGRVVDAVSAQGLAEKSIIVLWSDHGWHLGEKGITGKNSLWRESTRVPLMFAGPGIAQGICREPVELLDLYPTLCELCSLPVPVQLEGHSLAPQLKDSRTSRPWPAITTQSPNNHSVVTRDWRYIRYADGSDELYDTTADRREWTNLANDPAYAEQKRSLAKWLPVDSAPPAPGSKSRLLEQREGVWYWQGEAMNLDEPRE, via the coding sequence ATGGCTCGTGCGTTTTCAGTCTTCATCGCGCTGGCGCTGTTGTGGGGACACAGTCTTCAAGCAGCCGAGCGGCCGAATATCGTGATGATCGTGGTCGACGATCTCAACGACTGGGTTGGCTGTCTGGAAGGGCACCCGCAGGTGCAAACGCCGCACATGGATGCGCTCGCCGGGCGAGGGACGTTGTTTACGAATGCCCATTGTCAGGCTCCGCTCTGCAATCCGAGCCGCACCAGCGTGCTGACTGGCAGGCGGCCGTCGTCGACGGGCATTTATGCCCTCGAACCCTGGTTGCGGGAGTCGCCTGTTCTCAAAGACTGCGTCACGCTGCCGCAGTACTTCAAGCAGAACGGCTACCGTACGCTCACCGCCGGGAAGATCTTTCATGCCGGCTGGCCCCCGAAACCGGAACGGGCGTCGTACTACGACGTCTGGGGACCGACGAGTTCGCATCGGGACAAACCGGCTAAAAAAATCGTCGCCGCGCCGACGCCGGATGGAAACCATCCCGCCGTCGACTGGGGGACGTTTCCCCATCGCGATGAAGACAAAGGGGACTACATCCTCGCCAGTTGGGCGGTTGAGCAGTTGCAGTCGAAGCCGGCCGAGCCATTCTTTCTCTCTGTGGGGTTCTCGCTGCCGCATGTCCCCTGCTATGCGACACAGCAGTGGTTCGATTTGTATCCTGCCGACACCCTCATCTTGCCGACCGTTCCGACGAGCGATCGCAGCGACGTGCCGAACTTTGCCTGGCGGCTGAACTGGAAGCTGCCAGAACCACGGCTCTCCTGGTTGCAGCAGAACAAGGAGTGGGAAAACCTCGTTCGGGCCTACCTGGCAAGTACCAGTTTCGTCGACAGCCAGATCGGCCGCGTGGTCGATGCGGTCAGTGCGCAGGGACTGGCAGAGAAGTCCATCATCGTTTTGTGGTCCGATCATGGCTGGCATCTGGGGGAGAAAGGGATCACCGGCAAGAACTCGCTCTGGCGGGAGTCGACAAGAGTGCCGCTCATGTTCGCCGGGCCAGGAATCGCACAGGGGATCTGTCGCGAGCCGGTCGAGTTGCTCGATCTGTACCCGACGCTGTGTGAACTCTGCTCGCTGCCAGTGCCTGTTCAACTGGAAGGACACAGTCTCGCCCCGCAGTTGAAAGACAGCCGCACGTCGCGACCGTGGCCTGCGATCACGACGCAGTCGCCGAACAATCACTCCGTCGTGACGCGAGACTGGCGTTACATTCGCTACGCCGACGGCTCGGACGAACTCTACGACACCACTGCCGACCGACGGGAATGGACCAACCTCGCCAACGATCCAGCCTATGCAGAGCAGAAGCGATCACTCGCAAAATGGCTGCCTGTCGACAGCGCCCCGCCTGCCCCTGGCAGCAAGTCACGACTGCTAGAACAGCGTGAAGGCGTCTGGTACTGGCAGGGTGAGGCGATGAATCTGGACGAGCCTCGGGAATAG
- a CDS encoding sialidase family protein, translated as MTSKTVQEEMMIRAARVSYVLMAMLASFTAASFGADDSGGSPSERSHVKPGDAARHAEEGSPVCLAANNMSLATGNPSLVLMSSGSTHVPVWSLSGGTPGQSVVGLVNGFDREYVAVKVEIVVTTTDEATNSNEQDVYRVHLSQMVANAPFTSRQVTSDCVRTPLPAAPFYSRTIVLESFSPVLPNAPLLVRIQREPADPGDTFTRPVGLAMVKVTPLKAPAQPLVVQQGAGYDSWPMLQAIGKKLVCVYSRGSGHTIAEDARAVYARTSTDEGKTWTAETVVANTPGYGDVAVGKGLDSKGDMLLWVRRVGKEWHHDLYRTTDGVAFELLTTPKLEVPPIQITDIFEVPTVGLMALWFAGNYGNDGPNHSWGTVTSSDDGATWKQTVMESGLTKDQWPTEPAAVYLGDGRILAVGRTEVGANSTTRSQFQMVSTDYGATWKRAPTNISDVLISTPSLILDSETGLVSNYYYHRGRGILRRRVVDAASVFDHPLNWPASEAVATGSAITVDAGNANSTVIGKSHFVSFYSGEAANTSILVSVLPGPQARSSVVSPKGAE; from the coding sequence ATGACTTCGAAAACAGTTCAGGAAGAAATGATGATTCGGGCCGCTCGTGTTTCTTATGTGTTGATGGCGATGCTCGCCTCCTTCACCGCTGCCAGTTTTGGAGCGGATGATTCCGGCGGATCTCCGAGCGAGAGAAGTCATGTGAAGCCTGGTGACGCCGCACGACATGCGGAAGAGGGATCACCGGTCTGTCTCGCCGCAAACAACATGTCGCTTGCGACAGGCAATCCTTCGCTGGTCCTCATGTCGAGCGGCTCGACCCATGTTCCGGTGTGGTCACTCTCCGGCGGCACGCCAGGGCAGTCTGTCGTCGGCCTTGTGAACGGATTTGACCGGGAGTACGTCGCGGTCAAAGTCGAGATCGTCGTGACGACGACGGACGAAGCGACGAACTCCAACGAGCAGGATGTTTACAGGGTTCACCTGTCACAGATGGTGGCCAATGCCCCGTTCACTTCTCGACAAGTCACGAGTGACTGCGTGCGAACCCCCTTGCCTGCCGCACCCTTTTACTCGCGGACCATCGTTCTCGAATCTTTCTCTCCCGTCTTGCCCAACGCTCCGCTGTTGGTGCGGATTCAGCGTGAGCCTGCTGATCCCGGCGACACGTTCACCCGCCCCGTCGGGCTGGCTATGGTGAAGGTGACCCCATTGAAAGCACCTGCCCAACCGCTCGTCGTCCAACAGGGAGCCGGCTACGACTCGTGGCCGATGTTACAGGCGATCGGCAAGAAGCTGGTCTGCGTGTACAGCCGGGGATCGGGGCACACGATCGCTGAAGACGCCCGAGCCGTTTATGCGCGGACTTCGACAGACGAAGGAAAAACATGGACGGCTGAAACGGTTGTCGCCAACACGCCAGGCTACGGCGACGTGGCCGTCGGGAAAGGGCTGGATTCCAAGGGAGACATGCTGCTCTGGGTACGTCGCGTCGGCAAGGAATGGCACCACGACTTGTACCGGACCACCGACGGCGTGGCGTTCGAACTGCTGACAACGCCGAAACTCGAAGTGCCGCCTATTCAAATTACCGACATCTTTGAGGTTCCCACGGTGGGACTGATGGCGCTCTGGTTCGCAGGCAACTATGGCAACGACGGCCCAAATCACTCGTGGGGCACCGTAACCAGCAGCGATGATGGGGCAACCTGGAAACAGACCGTGATGGAATCCGGGCTGACCAAAGACCAATGGCCGACGGAACCTGCCGCAGTTTATCTCGGCGATGGCAGAATTCTCGCAGTGGGACGGACCGAAGTTGGGGCGAATTCCACGACGCGATCTCAGTTCCAGATGGTTTCCACCGATTACGGGGCGACCTGGAAGCGCGCCCCAACGAACATCAGCGATGTCCTGATTTCGACGCCGAGCCTGATCCTCGACTCCGAAACCGGATTGGTGAGCAACTATTACTATCACCGCGGCCGAGGGATTCTGCGACGCCGGGTGGTTGATGCCGCCAGCGTGTTCGACCATCCGCTCAACTGGCCTGCTTCCGAAGCAGTCGCCACCGGAAGTGCGATCACAGTCGATGCAGGGAATGCGAATTCCACCGTGATCGGGAAGTCCCACTTCGTCTCCTTTTACTCTGGTGAAGCGGCCAACACGTCGATCCTGGTGTCGGTGCTTCCTGGCCCTCAGGCCCGGAGTTCGGTGGTCAGTCCCAAGGGGGCGGAATGA
- a CDS encoding alpha/beta hydrolase yields MMLLARSGLLFLSVCLLTLPCFAQAPGAAAPPAAKPVEPELAPTFADVAYGPQMRNVLDFWQAKGDGPRPLLVMIHGGGWVAGQKDRKAVAIQPWLDKGISVAGINYRLTGTDPLPAPVHDAARTVQFLKSKASEWNIRKDRIALTGGSAGACSSMWILLHDDLADPNATDPVLRESTRVSGAAVGAGQTSIDPKVIEGWLGPNVLKHRMIWMAVGEPTMDAALANYDKHHATYVEFSPVNHVTSDDPPLLMTYAADMTLPSKDAGHGIHHGMYGVKLKEKSDACGHECHLLIPGYSKSDKYTSSTEFLTGILLAP; encoded by the coding sequence ATGATGCTGCTCGCGCGTTCGGGATTGCTGTTTCTGTCCGTCTGTCTGCTGACGCTCCCCTGCTTTGCTCAGGCGCCCGGCGCGGCTGCTCCGCCTGCAGCGAAACCGGTTGAGCCGGAATTGGCGCCGACGTTTGCTGACGTGGCTTACGGCCCGCAAATGCGAAACGTTCTCGATTTCTGGCAGGCCAAGGGTGATGGCCCACGACCGCTTTTGGTGATGATTCACGGCGGCGGCTGGGTCGCCGGGCAGAAGGATCGTAAAGCAGTCGCCATTCAACCTTGGCTCGACAAGGGTATCTCGGTCGCCGGGATCAACTATCGCCTCACCGGCACCGATCCGTTGCCGGCCCCGGTGCATGATGCCGCGCGGACGGTTCAATTTTTGAAGAGCAAGGCGAGCGAATGGAACATTCGCAAAGACCGCATCGCCCTCACCGGTGGCAGTGCTGGCGCCTGTTCTTCGATGTGGATTCTGCTGCACGACGACCTGGCCGACCCGAACGCGACGGACCCGGTGTTGCGGGAGTCGACCCGGGTGAGCGGGGCGGCGGTGGGAGCCGGGCAGACGTCGATCGATCCCAAAGTAATCGAAGGCTGGCTCGGCCCGAACGTCCTCAAGCACCGGATGATCTGGATGGCCGTGGGCGAGCCGACGATGGACGCTGCACTGGCAAACTATGACAAGCATCACGCGACATATGTCGAATTCTCACCAGTCAATCATGTCACCTCCGACGATCCGCCGCTGCTGATGACCTACGCAGCCGACATGACGCTTCCCTCCAAAGACGCCGGCCACGGTATTCATCACGGCATGTACGGTGTGAAGTTGAAAGAGAAGTCCGACGCCTGTGGACACGAATGCCATTTGCTGATCCCGGGGTATTCGAAGTCGGACAAGTACACGAGCTCGACGGAATTCCTGACAGGGATTTTGCTGGCACCGTGA
- a CDS encoding DUF4013 domain-containing protein, translated as MQAETFTSTELASHPVETGFAEGVSSPEVSPEQFEQPPQQPSVPVVPPDQVQPGQLGPCPVPWRHPLRALAWAIRGLFGLASLLFLLAVIAAIPGVNFLALGYLLDVEGRLGRSGRFRDGFPLLRDAPRIGSLALGIYLWLLPLRLISGIAADAHLIDPGGRSDVFAHLALNIAWGVITIHLILALARGGSLPTFFRPLKNALWLRRQLASGRYLSDASQHVRSFLARLKIRQNFWLGVRGFGVAFIWLALPTALYAAVRRPEGGSVLVMLIGGVCLTVVLSWAPFLQARFATENRFRSGLQLREVRTLWRYAPWSWALATVIVYALALPLYLFKAFLLPPDAMWPITLIFVASIYPTRVMTGWAYHRACARKEAGKKPVYWLFRGLCSLLLMSVLGFYVFLLYFTQFISEAGRAVLFQHHALLLPVPF; from the coding sequence ATGCAGGCAGAAACTTTCACCTCGACCGAACTTGCTTCTCACCCGGTGGAAACCGGGTTTGCGGAAGGAGTTTCGTCGCCGGAGGTTTCTCCCGAACAGTTTGAACAGCCCCCGCAACAACCTTCGGTTCCCGTCGTCCCGCCGGATCAGGTTCAGCCGGGCCAATTGGGGCCGTGTCCGGTTCCCTGGCGGCATCCGCTACGGGCGTTGGCCTGGGCGATTCGCGGGCTCTTCGGTCTCGCCAGCCTGTTGTTTCTGCTGGCGGTGATTGCGGCGATTCCCGGGGTGAATTTTCTAGCCCTGGGTTATCTGTTGGATGTGGAAGGGCGCCTGGGGCGCAGCGGGCGGTTTCGGGACGGCTTTCCGCTCCTGCGCGACGCCCCCCGCATTGGGTCGCTGGCACTGGGAATCTACCTCTGGCTGCTGCCGCTGCGGCTGATCAGCGGAATCGCTGCCGACGCGCACTTGATCGACCCAGGCGGGCGGTCTGATGTCTTTGCCCACCTCGCACTGAACATCGCCTGGGGCGTCATTACGATCCATCTGATTCTGGCACTCGCCCGTGGCGGGTCGCTGCCGACCTTCTTTCGACCCTTGAAGAACGCCTTGTGGCTGCGTCGCCAACTCGCCTCCGGTCGCTATTTGAGTGATGCCAGCCAACACGTCCGGTCGTTTCTGGCGCGACTGAAAATTCGCCAAAACTTCTGGCTCGGCGTCCGCGGTTTCGGCGTCGCTTTTATTTGGCTGGCGTTGCCGACAGCCCTCTATGCGGCCGTCCGACGACCGGAAGGAGGCAGCGTCCTCGTCATGCTGATTGGCGGCGTGTGCCTGACAGTGGTGCTCAGTTGGGCTCCGTTCCTGCAAGCACGCTTCGCGACCGAGAACCGCTTTCGATCCGGCCTGCAATTGAGAGAAGTCCGCACGCTCTGGCGCTACGCCCCCTGGTCGTGGGCCTTGGCGACCGTGATCGTCTATGCCCTCGCGCTGCCGCTCTATCTCTTCAAAGCCTTCCTGCTGCCGCCGGATGCCATGTGGCCGATCACGCTCATTTTCGTGGCGAGCATCTACCCCACGCGAGTCATGACCGGCTGGGCCTACCACCGTGCCTGCGCGAGGAAAGAGGCCGGCAAGAAGCCGGTTTACTGGCTGTTCCGCGGTCTCTGCTCGCTGCTGTTGATGTCGGTGCTGGGGTTCTACGTCTTCCTGCTGTACTTCACCCAGTTCATCAGCGAAGCCGGCCGCGCCGTCCTCTTCCAGCACCACGCCCTGCTGCTGCCGGTGCCGTTTTAA
- a CDS encoding DUF1549 domain-containing protein: MAFPWNWLVPAAVIVGVGLLTTAATRVPVPDAGAVLQAGVPNDLQPAVEAVNRELAVLREQSGIAAAAPADEFTIWRRLSLALHGTIPSLEEIRRFEADSAPDRLQRWTAAMLEDPRFNSYFAERLARACVGVEGGQFLIFRRDRFLDWFSEQLRTHVPYDQVVRDMVQGEGIWTGEGEVNFVTQGFNDGNLDENALTARTVRAFLGQRIDCAQCHDHPFDHWKQTDFEGLAAYYGQVSVAVLGGVVEKQGREFKVKDSQTLEDREVKPSVPFNPEWLGEGGSRREQLARWITHPENQRFEIATANRVWGLLFGRPFEMNRPVDDLPDPQTNERLRVLEVLGRDFREHGYDLRRLIQVIAATEAFHFDSRHPTDLAAETNETGTSEDSGQVDVLREAWAVFPLIRLRPEQVIGAMLQANSLRTVDQNSHLFTRARRFFRERDFVNEFGDLGVDELEGGAGTIPQALLRMNGDFAKETSEATPFSSSGRIAADAAGPEQIVETVFLVCLTRKPTPEESAHFLAWFENQKRSRPAVEDLYWTLFNSPEFSWNH; encoded by the coding sequence ATGGCATTCCCTTGGAACTGGCTGGTTCCGGCGGCGGTCATCGTGGGCGTAGGCCTGCTGACGACTGCGGCGACGCGAGTCCCTGTGCCTGATGCCGGGGCAGTGCTGCAGGCAGGCGTCCCAAACGATCTGCAGCCGGCCGTCGAGGCCGTGAATCGCGAGCTGGCGGTGTTGCGGGAGCAATCCGGCATCGCGGCGGCGGCTCCGGCCGATGAGTTCACGATCTGGCGGCGGCTGTCGCTGGCCTTACATGGGACGATCCCCTCGCTCGAAGAGATTCGCCGTTTCGAAGCCGACTCCGCTCCAGACCGCCTTCAACGCTGGACGGCGGCGATGCTCGAAGACCCGCGCTTCAACAGCTATTTCGCAGAACGACTCGCTCGGGCGTGCGTCGGGGTTGAAGGGGGCCAGTTTCTCATCTTTCGCCGCGACCGCTTCCTCGACTGGTTCAGCGAACAGCTTCGCACGCATGTCCCCTACGACCAGGTTGTGCGCGACATGGTGCAGGGAGAAGGGATCTGGACCGGCGAAGGGGAAGTGAATTTCGTTACCCAGGGTTTTAACGATGGCAATCTCGACGAGAACGCCCTCACCGCCAGAACCGTTCGCGCGTTTCTCGGCCAGAGAATTGATTGTGCCCAGTGCCACGACCACCCGTTCGATCACTGGAAACAGACCGACTTCGAAGGTCTGGCTGCGTACTACGGTCAGGTCTCGGTCGCGGTGCTGGGAGGCGTCGTTGAGAAGCAGGGTCGCGAGTTCAAAGTGAAAGACAGCCAGACGCTCGAAGACCGGGAAGTGAAACCCTCTGTTCCTTTTAACCCTGAATGGCTGGGTGAAGGGGGCTCGCGTCGCGAACAACTGGCTCGGTGGATCACCCACCCTGAGAACCAGCGATTTGAGATCGCGACGGCGAATCGGGTGTGGGGCCTGCTTTTCGGTCGCCCGTTCGAAATGAATCGTCCTGTTGATGACTTGCCTGACCCTCAGACCAATGAACGCCTGCGAGTACTGGAAGTTCTGGGGCGGGACTTCCGCGAACATGGCTACGACCTGCGACGGTTGATTCAGGTCATCGCCGCGACGGAAGCCTTTCACTTCGACTCACGACATCCCACCGACCTGGCCGCGGAAACAAATGAGACAGGGACATCGGAGGACAGCGGTCAGGTGGATGTATTACGAGAAGCGTGGGCGGTGTTTCCTTTGATCCGTTTGCGGCCTGAGCAGGTGATTGGGGCGATGCTGCAGGCGAACTCGCTGCGGACGGTCGATCAGAATTCGCATCTGTTTACCAGGGCACGGCGATTCTTTCGCGAACGGGACTTCGTGAATGAATTTGGCGATCTGGGAGTGGATGAACTCGAAGGAGGTGCCGGCACGATTCCACAGGCACTGCTGAGAATGAACGGAGACTTCGCCAAAGAAACGTCAGAGGCCACGCCGTTTTCCTCGTCAGGCCGCATCGCTGCCGATGCTGCCGGCCCCGAGCAGATTGTGGAAACAGTGTTCCTCGTTTGTCTCACGCGAAAGCCGACGCCAGAAGAGTCGGCTCATTTCCTCGCGTGGTTCGAGAACCAGAAACGCTCACGTCCAGCTGTGGAAGACCTGTACTGGACGCTGTTCAACTCACCTGAGTTTTCGTGGAATCATTAG
- a CDS encoding DUF1501 domain-containing protein yields the protein MLHHRGLGALFGPLARRDVFRVCAGAGVSFLLPALDLKAAGARGAERQKSLITLWLGGGASQLESWDPHANGRHVGKTAPAIKTSVPDLEISSFLPRMAEQMHRVSVVRSLVSKEGDHERATYYAQTGYRPDGTVVHPALSALAAKYLTSPNLEIPAHVALAGSAGFTVPRGGYLGAQFDAFRVPGPGENLHNMRARVGDDRQQRRLDGLNVLSQSFRQGRPQQAAGTLHEHVVGEALAMMTSDQLKAFSLDEETSATKARYGDDRFGRGCLMARRLVEQGVRAVQVTLEGFDTHTNNLEGQQKQFAIVDAAFSALLEDLAERDLLESTLVLCMSEFGRTPWMNPLEGRDHWPVGFSCVLGGGGVPAGRVLGETDPDAAYTEQDKRPTDRKPPADPIPLPDLYATILTLLGLDPTLEIQTPIGRPIRLSEGTPVASLLS from the coding sequence ATGTTACATCATCGCGGATTGGGTGCTCTGTTTGGGCCGTTGGCGCGGCGGGATGTGTTTCGGGTCTGCGCGGGCGCGGGGGTCTCGTTTCTGTTGCCGGCGCTCGATTTGAAAGCAGCCGGTGCGCGGGGGGCGGAGCGGCAGAAGTCGTTGATCACGCTCTGGCTGGGGGGCGGGGCGAGTCAGCTTGAAAGCTGGGATCCGCATGCCAATGGCAGGCACGTCGGCAAGACCGCGCCGGCCATCAAGACCTCCGTGCCTGATCTTGAGATTTCGAGTTTCCTCCCCCGGATGGCCGAGCAGATGCATCGGGTGTCGGTCGTGCGGTCGCTGGTGTCGAAAGAAGGGGATCACGAACGGGCGACGTACTATGCCCAGACCGGTTACCGGCCTGACGGCACGGTGGTCCATCCCGCACTGAGCGCACTCGCCGCGAAGTATCTCACGTCGCCGAATCTGGAGATCCCCGCACATGTGGCATTGGCGGGGAGTGCAGGCTTCACGGTTCCGCGCGGAGGATACCTGGGGGCTCAGTTCGATGCGTTTCGCGTCCCAGGCCCCGGTGAAAATCTGCACAACATGCGGGCGAGAGTGGGAGACGACCGTCAACAGCGGCGACTCGACGGCTTGAATGTCCTCTCGCAGAGCTTTCGCCAGGGCCGCCCGCAACAGGCGGCAGGGACGTTGCATGAACATGTCGTCGGCGAGGCGCTCGCGATGATGACATCGGACCAGCTCAAGGCTTTCTCGCTGGATGAAGAAACCTCCGCCACAAAGGCGCGTTATGGGGACGACCGTTTCGGTCGCGGCTGCCTGATGGCCCGTCGACTCGTCGAACAAGGGGTTCGGGCCGTGCAGGTGACGCTCGAAGGCTTCGATACGCATACCAACAATCTCGAAGGCCAGCAGAAGCAGTTCGCGATTGTCGATGCGGCGTTCTCGGCACTGCTTGAAGATCTCGCCGAACGGGATCTCCTCGAGTCGACGCTGGTGCTCTGCATGAGCGAGTTTGGCCGCACGCCATGGATGAATCCATTGGAAGGTCGTGACCACTGGCCTGTCGGCTTTTCGTGCGTCCTCGGCGGCGGCGGAGTTCCTGCCGGCAGGGTCCTCGGAGAGACCGATCCTGACGCTGCCTATACAGAGCAGGACAAACGTCCCACCGACCGCAAACCGCCAGCGGATCCGATCCCCCTGCCCGACCTGTACGCCACAATCCTGACCCTGCTGGGCCTCGACCCGACGCTGGAAATCCAAACCCCCATCGGCCGCCCGATCCGGCTGAGCGAAGGGACACCGGTAGCGTCGCTGCTGAGTTGA
- a CDS encoding CHAD domain-containing protein, whose product MTMNASASSKWIDNVSVDDRPEAVAVVALRSRFKAVLRELPKAAKNTKGNSKAVHQLRVWTRRATAALRLYAEFLPEKDVAWLKKRLKRIRHAANDARDCDVLIEHLSGRRSSAHAEHWLQHVAAEREAAQHKIVEVYNDLIPNRKLKKRVDSLLKKLATPAQESKPETALFGLWSRQQLRPFVDDFFAAVPTDFNDESALHQFRIQGKHLRYAMELLVAAFPASFRTRLYPTIESLQDRLGKINDIRGLKARLQKKIEHAPDADSAAVSRQQLAKYEARQQQNLKSFQAWWTPKRAASLRQTFEKLL is encoded by the coding sequence ATGACAATGAACGCGTCCGCGTCCTCAAAGTGGATCGACAACGTCAGCGTGGACGACCGTCCAGAAGCCGTCGCGGTCGTCGCACTGCGAAGTCGTTTCAAGGCGGTGCTCCGTGAACTCCCTAAAGCGGCGAAGAACACAAAAGGAAATTCGAAAGCAGTCCATCAATTGCGAGTCTGGACCCGACGTGCGACGGCGGCGCTGCGACTGTATGCCGAATTCCTGCCGGAGAAAGATGTCGCCTGGCTCAAGAAACGGCTGAAACGCATTCGCCACGCGGCGAACGACGCCCGTGATTGCGATGTGCTGATCGAACACCTGAGCGGCAGGCGCAGCAGTGCCCACGCAGAACACTGGTTGCAGCACGTCGCCGCCGAACGCGAAGCAGCACAGCACAAGATCGTCGAGGTCTACAACGATCTCATTCCCAATCGCAAACTCAAAAAGCGAGTCGACTCGCTGCTCAAGAAGCTTGCAACCCCGGCACAAGAATCGAAACCTGAAACCGCGCTGTTTGGGCTCTGGTCTCGCCAGCAGCTACGACCCTTTGTCGACGACTTCTTTGCGGCAGTGCCCACCGACTTCAACGATGAGTCCGCACTCCATCAGTTCCGCATTCAGGGAAAGCACCTGCGGTATGCCATGGAACTGCTGGTCGCCGCCTTCCCCGCCTCGTTTCGCACGCGACTCTACCCGACGATCGAATCGCTGCAGGATCGGCTGGGCAAGATCAACGACATTCGCGGGTTGAAAGCCCGGCTGCAAAAGAAAATCGAACACGCCCCCGACGCCGATTCGGCGGCAGTATCTCGACAGCAACTCGCCAAATATGAAGCCAGACAGCAGCAGAACCTGAAATCATTTCAGGCGTGGTGGACGCCGAAACGGGCGGCATCGCTACGACAGACGTTCGAAAAGTTACTGTGA
- a CDS encoding FAD-dependent oxidoreductase gives MNRSAWDDAASTSRRDFVKSSTLAVVGAAGAGISSSAAAQTAPTVLPTRTRKSIDVDVLVCGGGCAGTAAALSAARLGVSTLLIEKAPFAGGIITSVGLPYFDGIADIKDNRIVVRGIALELLSKTGVCAANATHTSKHNPTIPNTFEFKCLLDTLLKAQSDRLQVLFNSTVCDVLTSGGRIQEVVIANKDGMVGIRPKVVIDCTGDADVAAWAGAPFEQNAEVQPLTLHFRIGHVRANPDLRKNCKEALAKAQAQGELPYYYGPGIMFLYAADEIYIHGIRVPANPTDAADLSRAEMQGRADALAMFKAWKRDVPGFEEAYFLEAYPWIGVRESRRIVGQYVLNEDDLMQSRRFDDAIATGCWYLDLHPNKTTLGSANDFNPEKVQPAPYDIPHRSLLPQQIENLLVAGRCHSATRGAHASTRVTVTAMAMGEAAGTSAALSLSRKTTPAELSGVVVRETLAQHGGGPFTA, from the coding sequence ATGAATCGATCTGCATGGGATGATGCTGCGTCCACCTCACGCCGCGACTTTGTGAAGTCCTCAACGCTCGCCGTCGTCGGTGCGGCGGGGGCAGGGATTTCCAGCTCGGCTGCGGCGCAAACAGCGCCGACAGTGTTGCCCACGCGAACCCGGAAATCGATCGATGTCGATGTCCTCGTGTGCGGCGGAGGCTGCGCCGGGACGGCGGCCGCACTCTCTGCAGCGCGACTCGGAGTTTCGACGTTGCTCATCGAAAAGGCGCCCTTCGCCGGCGGCATTATCACCAGCGTCGGACTTCCGTACTTCGACGGCATTGCCGACATCAAGGACAACCGTATCGTCGTGCGGGGGATCGCGCTCGAACTGCTCTCGAAAACCGGCGTATGTGCGGCCAACGCCACACATACCAGCAAACACAATCCCACGATTCCGAACACGTTCGAATTCAAATGCCTGCTCGACACGTTACTGAAAGCGCAGTCGGACCGTTTACAGGTACTCTTCAATTCGACGGTCTGTGATGTTCTCACCTCCGGTGGTCGGATTCAGGAAGTGGTCATCGCCAACAAAGACGGGATGGTGGGCATTCGCCCGAAGGTGGTCATTGACTGCACGGGCGATGCCGATGTCGCCGCCTGGGCAGGCGCACCGTTCGAACAGAATGCCGAGGTGCAGCCGCTGACGCTCCACTTCCGTATCGGGCATGTGCGTGCGAATCCGGACCTCAGGAAGAATTGCAAAGAGGCCTTGGCCAAGGCGCAAGCCCAGGGGGAACTGCCCTATTACTACGGCCCCGGCATCATGTTTCTCTACGCCGCGGATGAGATCTACATTCACGGCATCCGCGTCCCCGCCAATCCGACCGACGCAGCGGATCTTTCCCGTGCAGAAATGCAGGGGCGGGCGGATGCACTGGCAATGTTCAAAGCGTGGAAACGGGATGTGCCTGGTTTTGAAGAAGCGTATTTCCTCGAAGCCTATCCGTGGATCGGCGTAAGGGAATCGCGCCGTATCGTCGGGCAGTATGTCCTCAACGAAGACGATCTGATGCAGAGCCGCCGGTTCGACGATGCCATCGCCACCGGCTGCTGGTATCTCGATCTGCATCCCAACAAGACCACGCTGGGGAGCGCGAACGACTTTAATCCCGAGAAGGTCCAGCCTGCGCCGTACGACATTCCCCATCGATCGCTGCTGCCGCAACAGATCGAGAACCTGCTGGTCGCCGGCCGCTGCCATTCCGCGACCCGTGGCGCGCACGCGTCGACTCGAGTGACAGTCACCGCGATGGCCATGGGGGAAGCCGCCGGAACAAGCGCAGCACTCTCGTTAAGCAGAAAGACGACGCCGGCAGAGCTCTCCGGAGTGGTTGTGCGAGAGACCCTAGCCCAACACGGCGGGGGCCCATTTACAGCGTGA